The genomic segment GCGGACTTGCCGGCCGCCTTGGCCGCGTACATGGCGATGTCGGCGTCGCGGAGCAGGTCGGCGTCGCCCGCGTGCTGGGGACCGTACTCGGCGATGCCGATGCTGGCCGACGAGCGCACCCCGAGGTCCTCGCCGAGGGTGGTCGAGCGCAGCGCGGTGAGCAGCCGGTCGGCGAGGTCCTCCGGGCGTACCTGACGGTCGCCGTCGACCAGGACGGCGAACTCGTCGCCGCCGAGCCGGGCGATGGTGCCGTCGGCACCGACCACGGTCCGCATGTGGCTGGCGATCCGACCGAGCAGGGCGTCCCCGGTGGCGTGCCCGAACCGGTCGTTGACCTGCTTGAACCCGTCGAGGTCGAGGAGCAGCACCGCGACCGGTTGGTCGGCGCGGATGGCCTGCCGCAGCCGCCGGGAGAAGAGCAGCCGGTTCGGCAGGCCGGTGAGCTGGTCGGAGTAGGCCAGCCGGCTCAGCCCGTCGGCCAGCCGGCTGTTCTCGGTCGCCGCGAGTGTCTGCCGGACGCCGAGGGCGGCCAGCAGGCACATGCCGGTGGTGAAGATCAGCGGTGGGGTGTAACCGGCCGCGTCGCGGGCCAGCACGATGGCCGCGATGGCGGCCGCGATGGGCAGGTAGGGCAGCCCGATCCGCCACCACGGGACGGGCTGCGCCTCGGCGCCGTCGACGGTGCCGTGGTCCGGCGGTGGCCGGTGCCGGGAGGCGACCGCGACCAGCAGGTAGGTGAGCGGCCAGCAGACGTCGATCGGATGGCCGGGGAAGTACATCTCCTGCACGATCAGGGAGACGTACACGGTGTCGGCCGCGGCCCGGATGGCGAGGCTGACGCCGATGATGGCGAGTGGCCGCCACCGCGGCCGGGCCGGGCCGGCGACCGCCACCAGGATCGTCAACTGGATCAGGTCGAACATCGGGTAGAGCAGGCCCAGCGCCCGTAGCGGGTCGTTCAGTTCGGCGGCCGTCACGTCGCGGAACACCACGATCCACCCGACCGGTACGAGGGAGAGGCCGACGATCACGCCGTCCAGCACGGTCCGGGCCCGGGCCACCGCGCTGCGGGGGGCGGTCAGGAAGCTCAGCAGCGCGGCCGTGCCGGTGACGATGCCGGCGAAGAAGAGGGTCCCGACCAGCGGATTGTTCGGCAGTCCGCCGGTGATGAGGCGACTGGCGGTCCAGACGATCCGGCCGATCGCCGCGAGCGCCATCGTCACGGCGAGCAGGGTCCAGAACCGGCGCAGCCCGGCCGGATGGCGGTGTACCGTGCTGGCGCACGCCACCGCGGCCAGCGACGCCACCACGATCGCTCCCAGGTCGCTGACGAGCGCGGCGTCGGGTAGGCCGAGGATCAGCCAGCCCGCCTCGACGCCTACCGCCGCGCCGGCCAGCGGCACCGCCAGCCGGGCCGGTCCGCCTTCGACGATCCGGTCGAGCACCCCGACCGGTGCCGCCCGCGTGCCGGCCGCCCTCACCGGCTGGCCGGGTGGCTGGGCGCCGCGTCGAAGCGCACCCGCGCGGCCCCCCGGTCGGCTCGCCCGCCCGGTTCCGGGCGGCGGCCGAAGAGTTGACCGGCGCTGTCGAGGCGGGACCGGGCCAGCTCGGCGCCGGCGGCCCGATGCGACCGATCGGCGTCGGCCTGCGCGGCCAGCTCGGCCCGGGCGGCGTCGGCCAGCGCGGCCGGGGTCAGCGGGCCGGACCGGTCCAGCGCACCGGGAATGTTGACGGCGAACCGCCACAGCAGCCGGGCGACCGCCGGCGGCGGGTCGGACCGGGCGCCGGGAGCGCGCTGGCCGGCCGGGCCGGCGGCCTGCTCGGCGATCCGGATGGCGGCGGTGAGGAAGTGGACGCGCGGGCTGAGCGGGCCGACCATCCGCCGGTCCAGCGGCCAGGTGGAGACCGCGAGCAGGCCGCGGACCGGAGTGAGGTGCTCGGCGGTCAGCGCCGAGCAGAGATAGTACGGTCGGGCCTGCGGCGCCGATCGGAATGATCTTTCCTCGTCGCGGCGCAGATGGGTCAGCTGCGCGCCGGTGATCTCGGCACCGCCGGAGCCGAGGAACGCCGTGTGCACTTCGACGATCAGCTTCGGCGCGGCCGGCACGGAGAGCAGGGTCAGGGCGTGTTGCACCTGTTCGCGCAGGGGCACCAGCGAGCCGGGCCGGCGGCCGGTCGACAGCCCG from the Solwaraspora sp. WMMD1047 genome contains:
- a CDS encoding EAL domain-containing protein, whose translation is MRAAGTRAAPVGVLDRIVEGGPARLAVPLAGAAVGVEAGWLILGLPDAALVSDLGAIVVASLAAVACASTVHRHPAGLRRFWTLLAVTMALAAIGRIVWTASRLITGGLPNNPLVGTLFFAGIVTGTAALLSFLTAPRSAVARARTVLDGVIVGLSLVPVGWIVVFRDVTAAELNDPLRALGLLYPMFDLIQLTILVAVAGPARPRWRPLAIIGVSLAIRAAADTVYVSLIVQEMYFPGHPIDVCWPLTYLLVAVASRHRPPPDHGTVDGAEAQPVPWWRIGLPYLPIAAAIAAIVLARDAAGYTPPLIFTTGMCLLAALGVRQTLAATENSRLADGLSRLAYSDQLTGLPNRLLFSRRLRQAIRADQPVAVLLLDLDGFKQVNDRFGHATGDALLGRIASHMRTVVGADGTIARLGGDEFAVLVDGDRQVRPEDLADRLLTALRSTTLGEDLGVRSSASIGIAEYGPQHAGDADLLRDADIAMYAAKAAGKSAYRICTPGLREAAVTRAELIGDLRRAVDEGDQLELRFQPIVDVVTGSVHSAEALVRWRHPSRGLLPPARFLPLAEETGLILPIDRWVLAEACRAAATWRELSPATTVAVNIASMHLRRPEITATVEAAARAAGLPPQALTLELTETALIDGTDAVLTRLCQLRELGVRIAIDDFGTGYSSLSYLHRIPASELKIDRTFVARLGDNSQAYATVDMVTKLASAYGMLVVAEGVETDAQHAVVRAIGCPRGQGYRYGRPGSLAELRESILAR